Proteins encoded within one genomic window of Scheffersomyces stipitis CBS 6054 chromosome 3, complete sequence:
- the RPI1 gene encoding Ribose-5-phosphate isomerase B (Phosphoriboisomerase B) (LACB) (RPIB) (Ribose-5-phosphate isomerase B (Phosphoriboisomerase B) (LACB) (RPIB) (Bacterial)~go_process carbohydrate metabolism) — protein sequence MTTAGLRIVIGCDEAGFEYKQKLQQDLEKNDLVSEVIDIGINTKGDHLAYPHVGIKAGELIRDGKADRALLICGTGLGVAISANKVAGIRAVTAHDSFSVERSILSNNCHVLCMGQRVIGIELARRLVAEWLTYNFDESSASASKVAVLKRYESIC from the coding sequence ATGACTACTGCTGGGCTCAGAATTGTCATTGGTTGCGATGAAGCAGGTTTCGAATATAAGCAAAAGCTCCAGCAAGAccttgaaaagaatgaCTTGGTATCTGAAGTTATAGACATTGGTATTAATACTAAAGGTGATCATCTCGCGTACCCTCATGTTGGTATCAAGGCTGGTGAATTAATCAGAGATGGAAAGGCTGACAGAGCCTTATTGATCTGTGGTACTGGTTTAGGGGTAGCAATCAGTGCAAACAAGGTTGCTGGTATTAGAGCTGTAACTGCACATGACAGCTTCAGTGTCGAAAGAAGTATCCTTTCTAACAATTGTCATGTCTTGTGTATGGGTCAAAGAGTGATAGGTATTGAATTGGCTAGAAGATTAGTGGCAGAATGGTTGACTTACAATTTCGATGAATCCAGCGCCTCTGCCTCAAAAGTAGCTGTTCTCAAAAGATATGAATCCATCTGTTAA
- the DIP5.2 gene encoding dicarboxylic amino acid permease (go_component signal recognition particle (sensu Eukaryota)), producing the protein MVNFKKGGEHITVEEVDDENPIFKEDRNRLSQDLRSRHLQMIAICGVFGTGIFLSSGTVYSLTGAGGCFLAYALVAVVVGINQIAIAEVAALMPTSSAVVRHLEHFVDPAMGFAYGWILWWGASMPGEISAAAVIVSYWTDINGAAWISIIIVLSFASNAYSMRVYGEIEFFFAILKLSLLLGLIIVSIIITSGGGPNHEAIGFRYWRDPDAFLPFLTTGSLGRFAAFWKSLSSVVYSYGGVQSVPTLASEVRYPRRSVFKACKRIFFRVTILMILAAFSLTLIVSPEDKNITSGSGNAKSSPFVVAIKNAGIPALPHIVNAVVLTSAFSAGNNNVVQGTRCLFAMAVKGQAPKIFLKTTKRGIPLNALLLVTLFMPLAFMSVSESAANVFNWFQNLTSSNLLLGWILIGLNHVSMHRAMWAQGYTRADLPHTFPGGQYSGYVSGVISLILLLTGGFTNFVHGHFAIASFFSSYFVIPLTLVLFLFWKFFKKTKYLRPEDVDLNSLFMDVQRNPEPLEEPLRGWRLLTLLWN; encoded by the coding sequence AtggtcaacttcaaaaaagGTGGCGAACATATCACAGTCGAAGAGGTTGACGACGAAAATCCTATATTCAAGGAAGATAGAAATCGTTTGTCACAAGACCTTAGATCCAGACATCTACAAATGATTGCCATCTGTGGTGTATTTGGGACAGGAATTTTCTTGAGTTCGGGCACAGTTTACTCTCTCACTGGGGCAGGTGGTTGTTTCTTGGCTTACGCCTTGGTGGCAGTAGTTGTTGGCATCAACCAAATTGCTATTGCAGAAGTAGCTGCTCTTATGCCTACATCTTCTGCAGTTGTTCGTCATTTAGAGCACTTCGTTGACCCAGCTATGGGTTTTGCCTATGGTTGGATATTGTGGTGGGGCGCAAGTATGCCGGGAGAAATTTCAGCAGCTGCGGTAATTGTCTCCTACTGGACTGACATCAATGGTGCTGCCTGGATCTCCATCATCATTGTACTTCTGTTTGCAAGTAACGCATACTCGATGAGGGTGTATGGTGAAATAGAATTTTTCTTCGCTATTCTAAAGTTGTCCTTGCTTTTGGGTTTAATTATTGTCTCTATTATAATAACATCTGGTGGTGGACCCAACCACGAAGCAATAGGATTCAGATACTGGAGGGATCCTGATGCATTTTTACCATTCTTGACGACTGGCAGTTTAGGACGATTTGCTGCGTTCTGGAAATCATTGAGTTCCGTTGTATACTCATACGGAGGTGTTCAATCTGTTCCAACTTTGGCCAGCGAGGTCCGTTATCCACGGAGGTCAGTGTTCAAAGCCTGCaaaagaatcttcttcagagttACCATACTAATGATATTAGCTGCATTCAGTTTGACTTTGATTGTTTCTCCAGAAGATAAGAATATCACATCTGGAAGTGGCAACGCCAAGTCATCACCATTTGTGGTGGCCATCAAAAATGCAGGTATCCCTGCATTGCCCCATATTGTCAACGCCGTTGTATTGACATCTGCCTTCTCCGCAGGAAATAACAACGTAGTCCAGGGAACTAGATGTTTATTTGCTATGGCTGTGAAGGGACAAGCTCCcaagattttcttgaaaacaaCGAAAAGGGGAATTCCTTTGAATGCTTTGCTTCTTGTCACCTTGTTCATGCCACTTGCATTCATGTCTGTTTCAGAATCAGCTGCTAATGTCTTTAATTGGTTCCAAAACCTAACATCATCTAATTTACTTCTAGGATGGATTTTGATCGGCTTGAACCATGTTTCCATGCATAGAGCAATGTGGGCCCAAGGGTATACGAGAGCAGATTTACCACACACATTTCCAGGAGGACAATACTCTGGATATGTGTCGGGTGTAATTTCATTGATTTTGTTGCTAACTGGTGGCTTCACTAACTTTGTCCATGGTCACTTCGCCATTGCTTcgtttttctcttcttacTTTGTGATTCCTTTGACTTTGGTattattcttgttctggaaaTTCTTTAAGAAAACAAAATACTTGAGACCGGAAGATGTTGATTTGAATTCCTTATTCATGGACGTTCAAAGGAATCCCGAACCTCTTGAAGAACCGCTTCGTGGATGGAGGCTCTTGACATTATTGTGGAACTAG